A genome region from Candidatus Zixiibacteriota bacterium includes the following:
- a CDS encoding MBL fold metallo-hydrolase, with product MKLGNFQIDVFVENASYVDGGMMFGVVPKKIWQKTVKSERDNLVEMDLNIFVIRTGDKNIVVDTGLGDLLTDRQRKMYGCYEPSRMTAGLSDLGLSEDDIDYVIQTHLHLDHVGGAVKDDGSGNVVPRFPNAEYIVQKSEYEAARNPDDRSLAAYDMDKIRPLNSARQLRIIDGNYDLLPGIKLVLTGAHSFGHQGVIIESEGEKLFLFADIMPFSVHLRPAYVASADLFPLETIKIKKKLVPDLAKNGWFLGFDHEIDIKIAKIVDDGNKFVAQKVV from the coding sequence ATGAAATTAGGAAATTTTCAAATCGATGTTTTCGTTGAGAACGCTTCTTATGTCGACGGCGGGATGATGTTCGGTGTGGTGCCGAAAAAAATCTGGCAGAAGACAGTCAAGTCCGAACGTGATAACCTGGTCGAGATGGATCTGAATATCTTCGTGATCCGCACAGGTGATAAAAATATTGTAGTCGATACCGGTCTGGGAGATCTTTTGACAGATCGACAGAGAAAGATGTACGGTTGCTATGAGCCCTCGAGGATGACTGCCGGGCTGAGCGATCTGGGATTGTCCGAGGATGATATCGATTACGTGATCCAGACTCATCTGCATCTCGACCATGTCGGCGGCGCTGTCAAAGACGATGGTTCCGGTAATGTCGTACCGCGTTTTCCGAATGCCGAATATATCGTTCAGAAATCGGAGTACGAGGCGGCTCGAAATCCCGATGACCGCTCTCTTGCGGCTTATGACATGGACAAAATACGACCGTTGAATTCTGCCAGGCAGTTGCGTATAATCGACGGCAACTACGATCTGTTGCCGGGCATCAAGCTGGTATTGACAGGAGCGCATTCATTCGGCCACCAGGGCGTGATCATTGAATCGGAAGGGGAGAAGCTGTTCCTGTTCGCGGACATCATGCCGTTTTCTGTCCACCTGCGTCCGGCCTATGTCGCCTCGGCTGACCTGTTTCCGCTGGAGACGATCAAGATCAAAAAAAAGCTGGTGCCCGATCTGGCCAAAAACGGATGGTTTCTCGGTTTCGACCACGAAATAGATATCAAGATCGCTAAGATCGTCGATGACGGCAACAAATTCGTCGCTCAAAAAGTTGTGTGA
- the hisS gene encoding histidine--tRNA ligase: MTKSKKKTSKRVKPQLLKGFRDYPAEDEFARRELVGRVQEVFERFGYQPLQTPALEHIETLLGADYGEEGTSQIFNFVGPEETPMGLRFDNTAPLARYVAGTPDLVRPFRRYQVGQVWRTDKPGPGRYREFTQFDIDIVGTNLMAADAEIMQVMIETFKTLDINEFQLRYSNRRILNGLAEYAGVQDKSHDVFRVLDKLDKQGREAVIQELGAGRVDKSGDKIKGVELSPEQIVKIERFLDIDRGDFEKTWESASELLSRFEQCKQGLDEIRQIRQYHDAMGISPAHAVFDLTIVRGLGYYTGPVYELELTELPEYGSMFSGGRYDELVGRFSGQPVPGTGAAMGVDRLLAALKEMDLLHTQKTSTDVLVATMDKERIADYFAIASELRGRGYDVEVFLGNNRRIPKQLQYADRLDIPVAVICGSDEFEKQEVTIKNLKLGRQKSEDVENREEWLKAEGIQVTVPRVQMIATIEKMLKSK, from the coding sequence ATGACCAAAAGCAAGAAGAAAACAAGCAAACGAGTTAAGCCCCAGCTTCTCAAGGGTTTTCGGGACTACCCGGCCGAAGATGAGTTCGCTCGGCGCGAATTGGTCGGCAGAGTTCAGGAGGTCTTCGAACGATTCGGTTACCAGCCACTCCAGACCCCGGCGCTGGAACATATCGAAACCCTTCTGGGAGCCGATTACGGCGAGGAAGGCACCTCGCAGATATTCAACTTCGTCGGCCCGGAAGAAACCCCGATGGGTCTGCGCTTCGACAATACCGCGCCATTGGCCCGTTATGTGGCCGGCACTCCCGATCTTGTGAGGCCGTTTCGACGTTACCAGGTCGGTCAGGTCTGGCGCACGGATAAACCCGGCCCGGGGCGCTACCGTGAGTTTACCCAGTTCGATATCGATATCGTCGGTACCAACCTGATGGCGGCCGATGCCGAAATCATGCAGGTTATGATCGAGACCTTCAAAACCCTCGATATCAATGAATTCCAGCTACGTTATTCCAATCGCCGAATACTGAATGGGCTGGCTGAGTATGCCGGAGTGCAGGATAAATCTCACGATGTTTTCCGGGTGCTCGACAAACTCGATAAACAGGGCCGTGAGGCTGTAATCCAGGAACTGGGTGCTGGTCGAGTCGATAAGTCCGGCGACAAAATTAAAGGTGTCGAACTGAGTCCGGAGCAGATCGTAAAGATCGAACGATTCCTTGATATTGACCGTGGTGATTTCGAAAAGACCTGGGAATCCGCCAGCGAACTGCTTTCAAGGTTCGAACAGTGTAAACAGGGACTGGACGAGATCAGGCAGATTCGGCAGTATCATGACGCGATGGGCATCAGTCCCGCGCATGCCGTATTCGATCTGACCATTGTACGGGGTCTTGGCTACTACACCGGCCCGGTGTATGAACTGGAACTGACGGAATTGCCCGAGTACGGTTCGATGTTTTCCGGTGGTCGCTATGATGAACTGGTGGGAAGATTTTCCGGACAGCCGGTACCCGGCACTGGCGCTGCTATGGGAGTGGATCGATTGCTGGCAGCATTGAAAGAAATGGATTTGCTGCATACCCAAAAGACTTCCACTGATGTGCTGGTTGCAACTATGGATAAGGAACGGATAGCAGATTATTTTGCCATCGCCTCGGAGTTGCGCGGGAGAGGTTACGATGTCGAAGTCTTTTTGGGCAATAACCGCAGGATTCCCAAGCAACTTCAGTATGCCGACCGTTTGGATATACCGGTGGCTGTGATCTGTGGTTCGGATGAATTTGAAAAACAGGAAGTGACGATAAAAAACCTGAAGCTCGGCCGACAGAAATCCGAGGACGTCGAAAATCGGGAAGAATGGCTCAAGGCCGAGGGTATTCAGGTCACTGTACCGCGGGTGCAGATGATTGCTACGATCGAAAAAATGCTCAAATCTAAATAG
- a CDS encoding 2,3-bisphosphoglycerate-independent phosphoglycerate mutase: MKADLIRQQVKKTDSKIVFLIMDGLGDIPAQGKDTPLAEAETPNMDKLAERGCLGLCDPIAPGLTPGSGPAHLSLFGYDPVKNNVGRGLLSAFGLDFDLDPMDLAMRGNFCTIDEDGNVTDRRAGRIPDETNREACQKILDNIKLPDGVELFLRTESQHRVLVVMRAHGLSDQVEETDPQATGVPPNEPRAHNADAEKTERLLSDMLQQIKEILKDNHPANMVLLRGYSKPLSLPTFNERYKLDAVAIAEYPMYRGLARLVGMNVLPPYKDFNDCLSWLKKAWDDNDFFFVHVKKTDSYGEDGNFENKKKIIEEVDKTIVPGVTALNPDVLVISCDHSTPWSMASHSWHPVPVLMVAESIRTDRCTKFTELDCQSGSMGRNLSTSLMPLALAHAGKLEKFGA, translated from the coding sequence ATGAAAGCTGATCTAATCAGGCAACAGGTCAAAAAAACCGACAGTAAAATAGTATTTCTGATAATGGACGGCCTGGGTGATATCCCGGCCCAGGGCAAGGACACTCCCCTGGCGGAAGCCGAGACTCCCAATATGGATAAACTTGCAGAGCGGGGATGCCTTGGGCTGTGCGATCCGATCGCGCCCGGGCTGACTCCCGGAAGCGGGCCGGCTCACCTGTCCTTGTTTGGCTACGATCCGGTTAAAAACAATGTCGGCCGGGGACTGCTTTCGGCGTTCGGGCTTGATTTCGACCTGGATCCGATGGATCTGGCGATGCGGGGTAATTTCTGTACGATCGACGAAGACGGCAATGTGACTGATCGGCGCGCGGGCAGGATTCCCGACGAAACCAACCGTGAAGCCTGCCAGAAGATTCTCGACAATATCAAGCTTCCCGATGGTGTGGAGCTGTTTTTGCGCACCGAAAGCCAACATCGCGTGCTGGTGGTGATGCGCGCTCATGGGCTCTCCGACCAGGTCGAGGAGACCGATCCGCAGGCTACCGGGGTACCGCCCAACGAACCCAGGGCGCACAACGCCGATGCTGAAAAAACCGAGCGGTTGTTGAGCGATATGCTCCAGCAGATCAAAGAAATACTCAAGGACAATCACCCGGCTAACATGGTGTTATTGCGGGGGTACTCCAAACCGCTGTCACTGCCGACTTTCAACGAGCGCTACAAACTCGATGCGGTCGCAATCGCCGAATACCCGATGTACCGCGGATTGGCCAGGTTGGTGGGTATGAATGTTCTGCCTCCTTACAAAGACTTTAATGATTGCCTCAGCTGGCTTAAAAAGGCCTGGGATGACAACGATTTCTTTTTCGTCCATGTCAAAAAAACCGATTCCTACGGTGAAGATGGCAATTTCGAAAACAAGAAAAAGATTATCGAGGAAGTCGACAAGACGATCGTACCTGGTGTGACCGCGCTCAATCCCGATGTGCTCGTGATCTCATGTGACCATTCCACGCCCTGGAGCATGGCGTCACATTCATGGCATCCCGTTCCGGTCCTGATGGTCGCTGAAAGCATCCGCACCGACCGGTGCACAAAATTCACCGAATTGGATTGCCAGTCGGGTAGCATGGGACGGAATTTGTCGACAAGTTTGATGCCACTGGCTTTAGCCCATGCCGGCAAGCTGGAGAAATTCGGCGCTTAG
- the rsmD gene encoding 16S rRNA (guanine(966)-N(2))-methyltransferase RsmD, with protein MENKVRLLAGELKGRIIKIPKSTQTRPALVLVRRVIADTLMPYVQDARVLDLFAGTGAFVFEMISRGAGHAVAVDIESKMARSIEQNARDLQIGDRVQVLCMDFLKSLELLGRQKRRFDLIFIPPPFYGDYVNRAMKAIHEHKVADQDSILIAHYHKKDKVDREPVGFELFKTKTHGVSVMDFFVKKD; from the coding sequence ATGGAAAACAAGGTCAGGTTGCTTGCCGGCGAATTAAAAGGCCGGATTATAAAGATTCCCAAAAGCACACAAACCCGTCCCGCGCTGGTCCTGGTACGGCGAGTTATAGCTGACACGCTGATGCCGTATGTTCAGGATGCCAGGGTGCTGGATTTGTTTGCCGGAACCGGGGCATTTGTGTTCGAGATGATCTCCCGCGGGGCAGGCCATGCTGTGGCTGTGGATATCGAGTCAAAGATGGCACGATCGATCGAGCAGAATGCGCGCGATTTGCAGATCGGCGACAGGGTGCAGGTGCTGTGTATGGATTTTTTGAAATCTCTTGAACTGCTGGGCAGACAAAAGCGCAGATTCGACCTGATCTTTATACCGCCACCGTTTTATGGCGATTATGTCAATCGGGCTATGAAGGCGATTCATGAACATAAAGTCGCCGATCAAGACTCGATCCTGATAGCCCATTACCACAAAAAAGACAAAGTCGACCGGGAACCCGTGGGATTCGAATTGTTCAAGACCAAAACCCACGGGGTCTCGGTGATGGATTTCTTCGTTAAAAAAGACTAA
- a CDS encoding radical SAM protein, which yields MSESDKINRDVLDLKQECLYGPVKSRRLKSSLGINVLPADGKLCSFSCIYCQYGLTQKSYHVAEASGIPALPSFDQVEAELATYLKQAPRGIRYITFSGNGEATLHPEFPELVDMVIRLRDRYYPPAKTALLSNSTRMTDRKIRDAVAKLDTPIMKLDAGSKEVFDRINRPAPGIEFDGVVQSLIDFEHPNLIIQALLMGGDRFNATDDEIESWAGLIKQIDPREVHIYSLDRPSAIKSVLKLNRQTLESIADRASEISGVEVLAF from the coding sequence ATGAGTGAAAGCGATAAAATCAACAGGGATGTACTCGACCTGAAGCAGGAATGTCTCTACGGTCCGGTCAAATCCCGCAGGCTTAAAAGTTCATTGGGGATCAATGTCCTTCCTGCTGACGGCAAGTTATGTTCCTTCAGTTGCATCTACTGCCAGTACGGATTGACCCAAAAGAGCTATCATGTAGCCGAGGCATCCGGGATACCTGCCCTGCCTTCTTTTGACCAGGTCGAAGCCGAGCTGGCAACCTACCTGAAACAGGCACCGCGAGGCATCAGGTACATCACGTTTTCGGGCAACGGTGAAGCGACGCTTCACCCGGAATTCCCGGAACTGGTCGACATGGTTATCCGTTTGCGCGATCGGTACTATCCACCGGCTAAAACCGCGCTTCTCTCCAATTCGACTCGTATGACCGACCGAAAGATTCGTGATGCCGTCGCGAAACTGGATACGCCGATCATGAAACTCGATGCCGGCTCTAAAGAAGTTTTTGACCGTATCAATCGTCCCGCGCCGGGTATTGAGTTTGATGGTGTTGTCCAGAGCTTGATAGATTTCGAGCATCCCAATTTGATTATCCAGGCCCTCCTGATGGGAGGTGACAGGTTTAATGCCACAGATGACGAAATTGAAAGCTGGGCCGGCCTGATCAAACAGATCGATCCACGTGAAGTTCATATATACTCACTCGATCGTCCCTCAGCAATTAAAAGCGTACTCAAGCTGAATCGCCAGACACTCGAAAGCATCGCGGATCGTGCCAGCGAAATCAGTGGTGTCGAGGTACTCGCTTTTTAG
- a CDS encoding CPBP family intramembrane metalloprotease: protein MEPIADHKQVLKRFPDSEFEMNLYSWLMTFFLCVVWPLGIILKFTLSDRTGNIEDFSPLISFYLPTIITQLIILFLIYLVIKKEEVGFKSVGLGKFKLVYIADAILFQVTAWYILGLVSSLLVKLEFIEFYDTAPLLPQSAFEFGIFLVLCVVAAVAEETAFRGYLISRLTRISRSRLLAVFLATLAFSAGHIYQGTGGFILIFLYGLMFAVLYFITRSLWPCVIAHFIHNAAKPVLSHFFQ, encoded by the coding sequence ATGGAACCGATCGCAGATCATAAACAGGTATTAAAACGATTCCCTGATTCGGAATTCGAGATGAACCTGTATTCCTGGCTTATGACTTTTTTCTTATGCGTAGTCTGGCCATTGGGAATCATTTTGAAGTTTACCCTCAGCGACCGAACCGGTAATATCGAAGACTTCAGCCCGCTGATAAGTTTCTATCTGCCCACGATCATCACCCAGTTAATAATTCTGTTTCTAATATATCTGGTAATCAAAAAGGAAGAAGTCGGTTTCAAGTCTGTCGGACTGGGAAAATTCAAGCTGGTATATATTGCAGATGCAATCTTGTTTCAAGTGACAGCCTGGTACATTCTCGGTCTTGTCAGCTCATTACTGGTAAAACTCGAATTCATTGAATTTTATGATACTGCCCCGCTTCTCCCCCAAAGCGCTTTCGAGTTTGGGATATTCCTTGTTCTTTGCGTTGTTGCGGCTGTGGCAGAGGAAACTGCTTTCAGGGGCTACTTGATTTCGAGGCTGACACGAATCTCCCGCTCGAGACTGCTGGCTGTGTTTCTTGCAACCCTGGCCTTTTCTGCGGGGCATATTTACCAGGGCACGGGTGGTTTCATATTGATTTTTCTCTATGGACTGATGTTCGCCGTCTTGTATTTCATAACCCGCTCGCTCTGGCCCTGCGTGATAGCTCATTTTATCCATAACGCCGCAAAACCCGTACTGAGTCACTTTTTTCAGTAG
- a CDS encoding T9SS type A sorting domain-containing protein codes for MKKIILLAILIIILVLAFTPDGVSASKNGLAEHIRNHRSAVADGTFYNPGPNLFTRTYSTDMSMLFDDIQVNPIAGENRFNHRRPFLVNIENDHVMVGWEDNRNGTYDVFGQKVDADGNTPGSNQQLIENPAFVDQFMAQATKSSDGIIALVWVDESGDLYLQYYDSSFTKINYSLKVNDNSSANIVSYPDLAYTSEDRLVVVWEDTRLGSAIYAQIFDSTGARNGGNFKISPTTSGIDYWLPAVACDDVGGFAIIWEEISSTGADVVLRLFNSDGTTAGSSINVADMGGISANQFDPEMIYTSQAGYLVAFSDDRGTDQDIYVQLFDADGNRVDDNFALSEGTDNYAFNVSMVSDSQEKILAVWAELGDRAEITARKLNSKAELDSDDYVISDAFATGERFNPLPVYHADGSALVVFNDSRDMSLQIYAQKLDSNSESTGPNFKLSSTSTGAQMSESDIASLASGDFAAVWKDSRSDDGDIYFQRMNEFGSKLGDAILVNDDGTIAIQNSPAIGSAENGRSAVCWADGRQAEDISGISIFAQRFTSSGSRIGDNIIVNDDLDGTATLHAEPDCDITGDGEMIVVWRDQRDGNDDIYCQTFSTPGFPIGSNFKINQHEYPCYNPRVVSAGNDQFVVAFNSLIDDKTFVFLQVVNIDGGLSGENYIIPVDSSLNQHKDFDLAAHPALEHFVIAWINETEIDTEIHSMMLDLDGNVIESVKIISSQPNLGFDRIRAGMDADGNYAVTWTDQRGYIKRAYQAFVDEAGIIQGNLPVSRYSGDARDEYPAVAVDGKNAVTVWCDNRNLGRGYDVFVNSTVYNPTSADDDSDLPLPTDISLAQNYPNPFNPATTISFSLEREYSNVELDVINMLGQTVNRHTFNNLPAGSHSLEFDASGLSSGVYFYRLSAGNISLTKKMTLLK; via the coding sequence ATGAAAAAGATCATATTATTGGCAATTCTCATTATCATACTTGTTTTGGCTTTCACCCCGGACGGTGTTTCCGCTTCAAAAAACGGGCTGGCGGAGCATATCCGCAATCACCGTAGCGCGGTCGCCGATGGTACCTTTTATAATCCCGGCCCGAACCTGTTTACCAGGACTTACTCTACTGATATGTCAATGCTCTTCGACGATATCCAGGTCAATCCGATTGCCGGCGAGAACCGTTTCAACCACCGCAGACCGTTTTTAGTAAATATTGAAAATGACCATGTTATGGTCGGCTGGGAAGACAATCGCAATGGCACTTATGACGTATTCGGACAGAAGGTCGATGCGGATGGAAATACTCCCGGTTCGAATCAACAGTTGATCGAGAATCCGGCATTTGTTGATCAATTTATGGCTCAGGCCACAAAATCGTCTGATGGGATAATCGCCCTTGTCTGGGTCGATGAGTCCGGAGATCTGTACCTGCAATATTATGACAGCAGTTTCACGAAGATAAACTATTCCCTGAAAGTCAATGACAACAGCTCCGCCAACATAGTATCATATCCGGATCTGGCCTATACTTCTGAAGACCGCCTGGTTGTGGTCTGGGAGGATACCCGTCTGGGATCAGCGATCTACGCTCAAATCTTCGATTCGACCGGTGCCAGAAATGGCGGCAATTTCAAGATATCACCAACAACTTCAGGTATTGACTATTGGTTGCCTGCGGTTGCCTGCGACGACGTCGGTGGTTTCGCGATTATCTGGGAAGAAATCTCATCCACAGGCGCTGATGTCGTCCTGCGGTTATTCAATTCTGACGGAACGACTGCAGGTAGCTCGATCAATGTGGCCGATATGGGGGGGATTTCAGCCAATCAATTCGACCCTGAAATGATCTATACTTCACAGGCCGGTTACCTGGTAGCTTTTTCCGATGATCGTGGTACTGACCAGGATATCTATGTGCAGTTATTCGATGCCGATGGCAACAGGGTAGATGATAACTTTGCTTTAAGTGAAGGTACTGACAACTATGCCTTCAATGTCAGCATGGTCTCGGATAGCCAGGAAAAAATCCTGGCAGTTTGGGCAGAGTTGGGTGATCGGGCAGAAATTACTGCCCGCAAGCTGAATTCCAAAGCTGAACTCGACAGCGATGATTATGTTATTTCCGATGCTTTCGCGACAGGTGAACGTTTCAATCCCCTGCCGGTATACCATGCTGATGGATCAGCGCTGGTGGTTTTCAATGACAGCCGTGACATGTCGCTTCAAATCTATGCTCAAAAGCTTGACAGCAATTCTGAATCAACTGGTCCGAATTTCAAGTTGTCCTCGACCTCCACGGGGGCGCAGATGAGCGAGTCGGATATCGCCAGCCTGGCCTCCGGTGATTTCGCCGCGGTCTGGAAAGACAGCCGTTCAGATGACGGTGATATCTACTTTCAGCGTATGAATGAGTTTGGAAGTAAACTCGGTGACGCGATTCTGGTCAATGATGACGGCACTATCGCGATCCAGAACAGTCCCGCGATAGGGAGCGCTGAAAACGGACGCAGTGCGGTCTGCTGGGCTGATGGCAGACAGGCCGAAGATATCAGCGGAATTAGTATTTTTGCCCAGCGATTCACTTCTAGCGGGAGCAGGATCGGCGATAATATCATAGTCAATGATGACCTCGATGGAACCGCTACACTTCATGCAGAACCTGACTGCGATATAACAGGCGATGGAGAAATGATCGTGGTTTGGCGTGATCAGCGCGATGGTAACGACGATATCTACTGCCAGACTTTTAGCACTCCCGGCTTTCCGATCGGCTCGAATTTCAAGATTAATCAGCATGAATACCCATGCTATAACCCGCGCGTGGTTTCGGCAGGTAACGATCAGTTCGTAGTGGCATTCAACAGCCTGATAGACGACAAGACTTTTGTCTTTTTACAGGTAGTTAACATCGATGGCGGTTTGTCAGGTGAAAACTATATCATTCCTGTTGATTCCTCTCTCAACCAGCACAAGGATTTCGATTTGGCGGCGCATCCGGCACTCGAGCACTTCGTGATAGCCTGGATCAATGAGACCGAAATCGATACTGAAATCCATAGCATGATGCTGGATCTGGATGGCAATGTAATAGAAAGTGTGAAAATCATATCTTCGCAACCGAATCTCGGATTCGACCGAATTCGAGCTGGAATGGATGCTGACGGCAACTACGCGGTAACCTGGACAGATCAACGTGGATATATTAAACGCGCCTACCAGGCTTTTGTCGATGAGGCCGGGATTATACAGGGCAACCTGCCGGTTTCGCGTTATTCAGGTGATGCGCGCGATGAGTATCCAGCGGTAGCAGTCGATGGTAAAAACGCTGTCACGGTCTGGTGCGATAACCGCAATTTGGGACGAGGCTACGATGTCTTCGTTAATTCAACAGTTTATAATCCGACTTCTGCCGATGATGATTCCGATCTGCCCCTGCCTACAGATATCAGCCTGGCACAGAATTATCCCAATCCGTTCAACCCGGCCACAACAATCAGCTTCAGCCTTGAACGGGAGTATTCTAATGTTGAACTGGATGTTATCAATATGCTCGGTCAAACGGTAAACAGGCATACTTTCAATAATCTGCCGGCTGGATCACACAGCCTTGAATTCGATGCTTCCGGCCTATCATCCGGTGTATACTTCTATCGGCTCTCAGCCGGCAATATATCACTGACCAAAAAGATGACTCTATTGAAATAA
- a CDS encoding EamA family transporter, whose amino-acid sequence MWKSDYNTEENENSQKLGYLFSFTSAFFAACATVTGKWNLDYISPLMMNAFIFSIATLIMSIVYLPFRRVKSNILIFTKAGYIWLLAFTASSLLAIWFFWAGVQRMDPSLAAFLNRSEVLIAILCGVIFLGERFNRLETFGGILSIAGIVIMRAYLRVEYSTGFWLVLVGSFFFGLTEFFSKMAVRYGRPIIITYLRNLMMSVVYWIILSSLNPDFSGLKTVWPGVIALGIFGPIFSRMIYMTALQHLELSKVAIISQTQPIYVVLIAATILGQMPTFREIMGGLFLTVGCLIMVLGRSRKIKKPAPPK is encoded by the coding sequence GTGTGGAAATCTGATTACAACACAGAAGAGAATGAAAACTCGCAAAAACTGGGCTACCTGTTTTCGTTTACATCCGCATTTTTCGCCGCCTGCGCGACAGTTACCGGCAAATGGAACCTGGATTATATATCACCGCTAATGATGAACGCGTTTATCTTTTCTATCGCCACATTGATAATGAGCATCGTCTACCTGCCCTTCAGACGAGTCAAAAGCAATATCCTGATCTTTACGAAAGCGGGGTATATCTGGCTTCTGGCGTTTACCGCCAGCTCACTTCTGGCGATATGGTTTTTCTGGGCAGGAGTACAGCGCATGGATCCCTCGCTGGCGGCGTTTTTGAACCGCTCTGAAGTTTTGATTGCGATTTTATGCGGGGTAATATTTTTGGGCGAACGTTTCAATCGGCTGGAAACTTTCGGCGGGATTCTTTCGATAGCGGGGATAGTTATAATGAGAGCCTATCTGCGAGTCGAGTACAGCACCGGTTTCTGGCTGGTTCTGGTCGGGTCATTTTTCTTCGGTTTGACCGAGTTCTTTTCCAAGATGGCAGTTCGCTACGGCCGGCCGATTATAATTACATATCTGCGCAACCTGATGATGTCGGTTGTCTACTGGATAATCCTGAGTTCGCTCAATCCCGATTTTTCAGGGCTGAAAACAGTCTGGCCCGGAGTGATCGCGTTGGGGATTTTCGGGCCTATTTTTTCCAGAATGATCTACATGACAGCGCTCCAGCATCTCGAACTATCCAAAGTCGCAATAATTAGCCAGACTCAGCCGATCTATGTCGTCCTGATAGCGGCCACTATCCTGGGACAGATGCCGACCTTCCGGGAAATAATGGGGGGACTGTTTTTGACCGTGGGATGCCTGATTATGGTTCTGGGGCGAAGTCGAAAAATAAAAAAACCCGCGCCACCGAAATAG